TCAGGTATTTCAGTGTTACCATTGGCTCCAAGTCTGCATCTTAGAATTAAATTACACTTAACTACTCTGAGGTAGCACctatttttcctgaaacaaacACGGTATTCCCTCCTGCTGACCTCAGCTATCCTCTTTTAAGACAGCAGGTTGTAAACTCAGCCCTCAGTTTGCATAAGTACAGACAGATTGCTAAATAGCTCCATGCTCCCCACTGGCAGCAGAGCATCTTCTTTTAGAATGAGCTTTCTCAGGACATGGCTTGCATGGTTATCAGGGAGAGAAACAGTTTATGTTCTGCTGGGCAAACAACCAACCAATGGCAGAACAAAGTTGGGATACCTTTGGTAATGGCTTTGCAGGCTGGCAATGAAGTCCTCCAACAAACTCAAAATTGGGCAGGAAAGGCCGTGGAAATTCAAAATCCCAGTATGTTCTGATTAACcatatctctgctttccccatcGTCTCACACAGGGTTGTGGGCCTTCCTATGGACAAGGTACAAGGGGTTTACAACAGGCACGGGAGTGGGCTTGTTTGCTGTAGATTGCAAAATAGAAGCCTTACCTTTGTCTTTTGGCACTCCCAGTCAGTGTAGTCTATCAAATCATgcatgaaaggaaaacacagacaaaTCCAGATGTATTCCTTGCCCTGTCCTGTGTTTGGCCTTGGCAGGTTGCCACGAACAAGGCAATACGATCTTTAAAGGGATTTTGAACCTTCAGGATTAATTTAGAGCAGTACAGGAGTAAGTGGGAAGCATTTAGTTTCTGTGATACAGAAGTGCAATTCTTGTACCACTGAAAGACTTCATTACCTGTGCTTGTAATAAAAGCACACTTTGGGGAAGAGAACAATCACAGAAAATGTAgttccaaataaaaaataaattaatcgCAAAGTGATCATCACCAGTCAGGGAGGAGGaaagtttttaaagttctgtggCATTTTTCAAATGGTGACTCAGTCAGTGGCTGCTCAGACTACAATAAAAGACAGGTACAGCTATCCCTAGTTCTCTTGGGGACTGGGTCAGCTCCTTCTGACACATATTGGGAAAATTTGGCCAAATCCATAGATGCTTTGAATGTCATTTTATGCAACATCCAGTGTCTCTAGAAATCCATCtatagaaaaaaatccaatggaTAAAAATTTTATAGCTTCCCATTTGGAACAATATATATTCTCAGGTACATGTTGCAAGTTGTCTTTGCAGTATTTTCCCCACAAAATGGAACTGTGGAGTAAAAGGGTTAGAAGTGTTGGTAAATAAATGATTATCCAAAGCCAGCCTAATGCAAGCAGGAACCAAGCAAATAAGCAGCAAGATAAAAATTATCTGTAGGGCATCTTCTTATACTACTTGATCAGTGTTACAATCTACaccagtaatttttattttattttaagtaaagaGCAATGAGTCAGTTACAAAGTTACTGGAGTGAAAATTAAGCCTGCATTGCAAGTAAAGTGGTACAAAGGTGTGTAATTAAGTCTTATGtggtattaaaagaaaaaaattcaatccAGGGAAAAGGGACTAGTTTGCAGAGCACAGAGGCATTCTTGGGAAACGCAGGAAGAGATTGGAGGGCAACAGAATAGATACCCTTGTGCTTGCTGTTCACTCGTTATCTGCCTAAACACAGATATTCTGTACAAGATTCAAAGTCCATTGAACTAAAAGGTCTCTTTAACAGACTTTCAATCAAGCCTGAGTTCTAGGTTGGAACAAAAATTTCGGGTATATATGTAGTTTAAGGAGAGTATTTAAAACTCTGAATGGTAGTTGAAGGGGAAAGTTGGCAGTTCTTAGCATTTATTGTTCAAGAATATGAACTCACGCTTAGCATCCTGTACTATGCAGGGTTGCAAGATGATATCTCCAGATGATGCATGCAATGTGAATGAAGAGTGGTTTTTTGCTCTGCAGTTGTCCAGAGACAGCCAGTATTCCTAGTTACAACAGGGTTAACTCCATCCCTGCGTTATCAATGGAGCTGTCTCCAGTGCCTTACACTTAGGTAAGGAATGATTTTGCCCTCCAGCCTTTATCTACTACCATCTTAATTGTAGAACTGCCTGTCATCAAGATGAAGAGGCAACAACTGTCCTCTGAAAGCACTAAAATGGGCATATGGCTCACTGCAAGAGCTCATCGACAGTATCGTCATTGACAAAAATTAGAACTGTGTGCTCTAAAGATCCTCAAGAGGAACTAGAGCAAAACTGCATTGGTGTCTGTTAGATTAGACCAGACCTAAAAGGGAAGGCACAGCCTCCATGTGACCAAAACAGGATTACCATTTCTGCTGGCCATTGAGAAAGAGTATTTTGAGAGAACAGCATTGAGCTCCCAAAACATTCAAAAGGCACAACCTATGCAAGAGGAGAAACCACTCAACAGCTGCCTTACCTAAGACATTACTGTAGTACCCATCCCATTCGTCTTGCCAAAACTTCAAGAAAAATAGATCCGTGTAAAAGTAAAAGAGGAAGTTCTGTAGCCTTTCCACGAAGGACATCTGATCTGTCAGTCCCCTTGTGCTAGCAGGCACATAAGAAGGTGGGGACGGGAGCCCACCGCACAGCTTCTCTACCACATTCCCATCTGAGAAGCGGAAGCTGTAGACAAAAGGGATTGCTAGGATTTCTGCTACAAGCTCCCCGCCTACAGACAGGGGATCAGCAACCAAAACATCAAACTTGGCTTGCTGCAGCTTTGCTATCAGCTGAGGGTTCATCACCAAGGTGTCACAGATCTGCTTTGACATATTGGTAAAGACCTCCAGGTCCTTTTTCGTCCTCCACATGATCTCCCAGGGGGAGAGATTAGAGACCTCATTCATCCAGAAATTGAGGAAGTCGTCCATGATAGCATGCAGGGTTTTCTGGGTAAAGGGGACTTGCAAGACCTCAAAAGtgaagggggaggaggtgtcTTGGTAGTCGATGAGCAGATTGCTTGAGGGCACCAGCACAGTCACTTCATGACCCCGGAGAACAAGCTCTTCCAGCAGCACTTTCATATTGATCCAGTGACTTGCATCGGTGGGCCAGACCACCACCTTCCCACAAAAGCCAGCACTCCAGCAGCATGCGTAGGCCCAGAGCAGCCAGGGGAACCTTGGCCCCATCATCTCAGCAGTCAATGTACAACTCCAGTCTGACCGAGCTGGAAGGAGTTCACTGCTCCAGTGTGCAAACACTTTAGAGCCAGCCAATAAAAGTGAGATCCAAGCCTGGCAAGAGGGCATGTCAGAACACAAAACAATGCTCATAGGAGGACTGGGCAAGCAGCAAATCCCGTTCTGGAGTCTCCTGCAGAGCCACAGCTTATCTCAAAATGACGGCAACTCCTGTTTCTGCTCACTACAAAGTGCATTTTGCAGCATGTGAGAACCAGGAGCCCTTTccctgtgttgtggtttaatctTGATGGGCAGCAAATGACCACAGAGCCTCTCACTCCCCCGCAGtaggaggggaaaaggaagggcaAAAGttagaaaactcatgggttgaggtagAGACAGCTTAATaagcaaaaaccaaaaataaaaccaagaaaaacaagtaatgCAAAAAgaacaattgctcaccactggccaaccaatgcccagccagtccctgagcaacAGCAACCCTGGCAAACTCCCCTCCCGCCTCCCCAGCTTTTTTTGCTGAGCACATCaccacatggtatggaataccccttgggtaagttggggtcagctgtcccggctgagtcccctcccaacttcttgtgcacccccagcctactcagTGGGAGGagcagtgtgagaagcagaaaaagccttgaTGGTATGTAAGAACTGCTCAGCGATAACTAAAGCAtccctgtgttaccaacactgttttaatcacaaatccaaaatacagcccCTTgcaagctactatgaagaaaattaattctgttccAGCCAAAATCAGCATACCCCCATACCAGATCTTCAAGGTGAAGATGATACACATTCCTGCACCAAGCAGGAGCTCAGGCTAGGGAAAGGACATGAGCAGCCCATGGGACTTTTTTGTCAGCTACAGGATGAACACCATCTTACCACTTCACTACAGCCTAGATTTGCTTCTGTGTCCTGTAAGAGCCAACCTACCTGTAAAGCTGGTTacaatttttctctcttcatttaCTAGGTGCAGAATGTCCTGCAGTGATTCACAGCTAGCCCACAGGGTGCTCTAGTTCTGTCTTCTCTATAACCAGACGCTGTGGacacacagcactgctgctgggaGGACACAGTCCTGGTAGAGATGACTCCAGCATCAGGCCACCCCGGGAGAGAAACAGGAGGAGATGAGGAGCAGAGGTTTTGCTCacctttctgcttctttgccTTCTCTTGGGAAGATGCTGCACACTGGCATCAGTGAATCCATATAATGTAGTCCAGGACAGATACTGCCAAGACAAGAGACCTGACTTCTCCTCTTGACTGTGTCCTGTAGACGTAGTGGAGATGCTTGGTGCTACTGATGTGTTCAGGGAAAAGAACAGGCAGCTGCTCTGTCCTGAGCAGAGGGCAAATGAGGCTCAGACTGAGTGTAAACAGGGCCTGAGCACTCCTGCAAGAGCTCAGCAGCACCACATGAGCTCCCCTTACTAGACTGACAGTGGAGCAAGCAGTCTTTCATCATGCTTCAACCTCATCACTTGAAAAAGCCTTTAGGTAGCTCTAGGAAAGCAACTAGAATAATAAGAACCCTGAAGAAGATTTTccaaggagaaagagaaggtgcACGCATACAGTGCCGGAGCTGGGACATTGCCCACTTTCTGTGAGATGCTTGCCCCTTCCTTTTGCACCTCCTTCAGGACTGGATACACTCCAGACCAAAGCATATCACAGTCAGGGTAGAGAACAGCTAAGCTAACACAGCTAATAAAACAGGTATTGCACATGTAGCCTTAAATACTAAACCCCAcatttaacaataaaaaaagacaagacaagaTCCAAGCAGCTCTGAGGCTTACACAACAGGAGATCAGCAAACCATGCTTTTGCCAGCACAAGATTTTCTAGTCTCCGTCAAATATGATAAGCAACACAAGTAAACACACAGCTAGGTACTATAATAGTAGGGTATCTTAACAACTTAGCTCTCTTAGCAGAATTACACCCTACTagtgaaatataaataaaaatatttagagtTTCATATTGAAATAATATCCATTTTATCTGCCCACCAACAATGCATGTATGTTTGCCCTGTTTCCTTTTAAGCGTTACAATAATCACTTAGagcaaaaatgtgaaaataattgTGCAactattgtttaaaaaagaaaaaaactcacaAATAAATACAACTATCTTCTAGTATTTCTTTTAGacactttcagaaaagcaaagaaccCTGTCTCTGCTGAGGGCCTTTTATCACTGCAAACTGGGGCTCAGCTGCTCTCCCAAGCCTTTAAAAGACCAGAGGAGGCCATTATCTCTCATTTTGAGTTAAGCTAGCAAGCCAGAAGGGTGCTAGGGGAAATAAGGCAGTATTGTTGTATAGCTTTCcaaaaccattttttatttctacttcgAAAGGTTTAATTCAGTACTAGTGTTTGGTGGGTATATAGtattattttgctgttcttaGTGTTTGTCATGATTCATCTATGTATATGACTGATGAGCTCTGTTTCAAGTGGCTTTAGAACTGTTTTACCTATCCTACAAGTGCCTGGACTTAGCTGTACTAGTGTAGCAGGTCAGGATTAACAGGTAACATTTGTACTTGCCTGGATTGTTTGACTTGACACAGGAGTTttggaggaaggagagtgagTTCACAGCTGTCTTGCTCCTACCTTGTGCCTTAACCTCTAAGCTCTGGGTACTTACTCTTGTGTGTACAGCAGATGATGTAATTTCTGGAAGTAAGAGCAGCCTTACCTAAAACATCACCAACTTTCCCAGAGAAGGTAATGATATGTGATGTCCTGCACTGTGTAGGTGAAGATGTTTTTTAGCCTTTCCAGGAAGGACATCCTATCTGTTAAGCACAGAGCCGCTCCATCATGTTGCCTATGGAGAACCAGATGGTGTACATGAAGGGGATACCCAGCTTCTCAGCAAACCCCACTGTGTGCCAGTGGGTCTGCCAAGGGGACATCAAAGGTGGATGCGCTCAGTCTCTCCAGCAGCACCTCATGCTTCAGGACTTCAtcacaaattattttggttATGTTCTCCTGCTTGTACACCAGTTGAGCTAGCTTGTAAAGACTTTCCCAGACAGGTAGCGTTCTCTCCTGGTAAAACCAAAAAGAGAAAGCTTCTTCCAGTAGGGTAGCCAACTATCTCCTTTTTGGTGATCGGCACCTCAGCCACCTCAAACTGGAAGGGTGAGGGCTGTGTGGGGTTGAGGATGAGGAAGCACGAAGGCAGCAGCATGGTCACCTCGTGGCCCCAGACCACAGGCTCCTGGAGTATGTACTCCATGTTCAGCCACTGGCTGTTGTCAGCCAGACCAACACCTTCCCCCCGGACCCCCAGCCCAACACagccagcagccacagcactgTCACAccgccacctcctccccagccaTAGCCTGCCCTGCATGGCAATGCCCCCGTGGCCTTCCTTCACCGTGAGCAGCAGCGCTCCCAAGCTGGGCTGGGCATGCGTGACACTGCCTTGCTCCGGAGGGCAGGGAGCCAAGGTAGCCACCATGAAATCCTGTTGTGGGTAATGGCAtgttttcctggggaaaaaggTGACTGGGACCAGCTGGTACCATCTGGTGGTAAATAGCTTGCTGAAGCTGGAAGATGTGCTTCCTCTGGAGCACCAGGGAGAGTTGTCAGACCTGGGGGGCTCAGCCCAGCAAGGACCATGTCCTGTTGGTCATCCTGGCCCTCCTGCCTGTCTAACTACAGTCTTGATGTTGCCTGTTTGGTAGAAGAGGTgactttttcattcttcagGCTCTTTGAGGCACAGCTGGGTGTGCAGCGAAGATGTTCACCCACTGTGTGGGCACCCTTTTGCTTTATAAAGCCACTGACCATCCATGGACTTAAGGTGGTGATCCAGGGCTGCAGCTAAAAATTTGTGTCTCAAAGTGGATGAAACTACATGGCAAGTGACTCCAGTATTGGAGTAAGACTGTCTTCATGTGAACTTGCCTATTCCAGAGCATGCATTGCGGGAGGCCAGAGCTGGTAGGTGATGGTGTGGGCTGTCCTGCCTGCCACTAGGTGCCTATTACGCACTACAAGTTGAACCAGAAAATCTGTTAAACAGTTTTATTTGTGGTCACACTTCTGATGTGCAATTAGGAAATAATGTCAgtccttgtcctggtttcagctgggatagcgttaattttcttcctagtagctggtacagtgctatgttctgggttcagtatgagaagaacatcgataacacactgatgttttcagttgttgccaagtagcgtttagactaagtcaaggatttttcagcttctcatgcccagcgagcaagaaggctggaggggcacaagaagttggcacaggacacagccagggcacctgacccaaactggccaaaggggtattccagaccatgtgatgccatgctcagcatgtaaactAGGGGGAAAGCTGGCCAGGGGGCTactgctcaggaactggctGGGAATCGGTCAGTTGGTGGagcaattgtttttcatttgcatcccttgcttttcttgggttttatttctctctctttttgttattttccttttcattacaatttttatattattattattgttgttgttgttattatatttcaattattcaactgttcttatctcaacccatgagttttctcacttttacccttctgattctctccctgATCCCACTGGGGAGGGAATGAGCAAGCGGCTGTATGGTGGccagttgccagctggggttaaaccaggacaGAAGCCAAGCTGAGATATCTTATCTGCTGTGCACATGACAACAGTTCGGTGTACTTGTGGAGTCCTGCGGCATGCAGGTATTTGCAGCCAATTGCACCTGAGAGATTTACAAGTGCTCTTTTTCATTAGCTCAGTGTGAGGTTAGTAGAAATGGCATGTTGATCACATGTGATTAATACttcaataaacatatttttctacatACTCACTTAAAACAGTCCAGAAGAAAAGCCTGCAAAGGAAAACTTGTCACTTTCACTGTTTGCTTGTGGGTGGAGggtgtgttttaaataaaacttgtttTGTGGAGAGAGGATTGGCTTTATATGACTGGTGATGTAAGTGAAGTCTCTATTATAAAGCCACAATGCATTTCAGTATTGCTACTGAGGGTGGCAGGGTTGGTTCTTAATTGACCAGCTCCACCTTCCTTGTTGTGATGCTCTGGATTAGGAAAACAgctctgttcctgctgctttctgtgcaaGCTGTCACTGGAGGGGGAAATGTGTAAGCTGAGCTCCCTTGCTGAGGGCCCTATATGGTGTGGAAGTTGTTTCAACCtccacattaaaaataattacagcagTCAAATCCATCAATTGGGATGACCACTGATCCCCATCTCAATGCAATGGCATAGCAGCACAGCACCCTGACAGGGGAATGGGTGCAGCTAATAGACCCTGGTGGCCCACTCCCTTTTCCACATAAGGACATAATGAGACAAACTTCTTGCTGACCTCTCTCAGACCTTGACTTTGCGACCCTGCCAGGTTCCTAGCTGTGCAGGTTGTAAGGCGGGAGGCTGTGTAATGAGAAGTGAAGTAGCAGAAGGCTTACCTAAGACCTTGCTATAGTAGATATCCCATTCTCCCCAGTAGCTTTGGAAAATGTAGTCTTGCAGATGGTAAGACACGATGTTTTTTACTCTCTCACCGAAGGACATGTGGTCAGTGAGCTCGGACAGGGCTGCGGGCGCGTAGGACGGCGGGGCTGGCATCTTGCCGCAGTGCCTCTCCACGGTGGAGGCCGGGGAGAAGCGCAGCGAGTAGATGAAGGGGATGGCCAGCTTGAGAGCCAGGAGGTCCCCGCAGAGGGTCACCGGGTCTGACAGCAGCAGGTCATAGCTAGATCCCTGCAGATGGGCCATCAGCTCTCGGTTGGTTAGCACTGCATCACACATTAGCCTGTTCATCTGGTGCCAGTTTTTGGACAGTTTTCCCAGTTCCTTGTAAAACTGCCAGAAGGTCAAGGTGGTTGGCCTATTATTCAGCCACAGTGCCACTACACCCTCAATCAGGTTCTCAACAGTGTCTTTCCTGAAGGGCACATTATAGACC
The Haliaeetus albicilla chromosome 1, bHalAlb1.1, whole genome shotgun sequence DNA segment above includes these coding regions:
- the LOC104325489 gene encoding UDP-glucuronosyltransferase 2A2-like; the protein is MATKATGSKKYLQLLLLQVAFLGPVFCGNVLVWPTEGSHWLNVKIVIEELIRRGHGVTVLVSNASLFIKPRAEAAEKFEVYNVPFRKDTVENLIEGVVALWLNNRPTTLTFWQFYKELGKLSKNWHQMNRLMCDAVLTNRELMAHLQGSSYDLLLSDPVTLCGDLLALKLAIPFIYSLRFSPASTVERHCGKMPAPPSYAPAALSELTDHMSFGERVKNIVSYHLQDYIFQSYWGEWDIYYSKSMDGHHWINMKVLLEELVLRGHEVTVLVPSSNLLIDYQDTSSPFTFEVLQVPFTQKTLHAIMDDFLNFWMNEVSNLSPWEIMWRTKKDLEVFTNMSKQICDTLVMNPQLIAKLQQAKFDVLVADPLSVGGELVAEILAIPFVYSFRFSDGNVVEKLCGGLPSPPSYVPASTRGLTDQMSFVERLQNFLFYFYTDLFFLKFWQDEWDGYYSNVLGRPTTLCETMGKAEIWLIRTYWDFEFPRPFLPNFEFVGGLHCQPAKPLPKEMEEFVQSSGKHGIVVFSLGSMVYNLTDEKSNVIARALSQLPQKVLWRYKGKKPETLGSNTRLYDWIPQNDLLGHPMTKAFITHGGTNGIYEAIYHGIPMVGIPMFADQHDNIAHMRAKGAAVELDFSTLKTQDLVDALNTVINNSTYKENALRLSKIHHDQPVKPLDRAVFWIEFVMRHKGAKHLRPAAHHLTWYQYHCLDVLAFLFTSTAIAVLTLVKCCLFCCRTCSRIAKRKKE